The region CTTTGTCCTGCCGGAACGTCTGGTTGCCAAAAAAGCCGCTTCCTGAAGGCGCTGTCAGCATATCTTTCCAGCGGCCTGCGAAAACAGGCCGCTTTCCCGCACCGTCTACCACAGCTGAAACGTATTTTGTACGTCTGCTGCTTTTTTGTTCGCATGATCAGCCATGTGTTTTTCCTATAAATGGAGTATTTGACTGCTTGTTTTTTGCAATGCAGCATAAACATCTGGTTTTGCGATCCCACCTTGCCTTTAAACGTTATAAGCGTTTAAATTGCGCCCCATACATTGTCAGACCGACTGTGTTTGCGTGGTAAATCGAAAAACTATTCTTCGCCACGTTGTACATAAAGCATTTCCCGCTGATTTTTCACGCAATTGGCGTTTTATTGTTCGGTCGGGAAAGGCCAATAATTCATCACTTTACGACACCACATCCACAGGCAGTAAAACTTATGACCCATCACTTAAAACCACGAGACATAGTCGCTCTGGGCTTTATGACCTTTGCCCTCTTCGTAGGCGCAGGTAACATTATTTTTCCTCCGATGGTCGGCTTACAGGCGGGTGAACACGTCTGGACGGCGGCGTTTGGCTTTCTGATTACCGCTGTGGGTTTGCCGGTGCTCACCGTTGTCGCGCTGGCGAAAGTGGGTGGTGGCGTCGATAGCCTGAGCACGCCGATTGGTAAAGTGGCGGGTGTTCTGCTGGCGACGGTTTGCTATCTGGCAGTTGGGCCACTGTTTGCGACGCCGCGTACGGCAACCGTCTCGTTTGAAGTCGGGATTGCACCGCTGACTGGCGAAGGCGCAATGCCGCTGCTGATTTACAGCGTGGTTTACTTCGCGCTGGTGATCCTGGTGTCGCTCTATCCGGGCAAACTGCTTGATACCGTGGGTAACTTCCTTGCCCCGTTGAAAATCATCGCGCTGACTATCCTCTCGATCGCCGCGATTGTCTGGCCGGCGGGTTCCATCAGCCATGCGCTGGACGCCTACCAGAACGCCTCTTTCTCCAACGGTTTCGTCAACGGCTACCTGACGATGGACACCCTGGGTGCGATGGTTTTCGGCATTGTGATTGTCAACGCGGCGCGTTCGCGCGGCGTGACCGAAGCGCGTCTGCTGACCCGTTACACCGTTTGGGCTGGCCTGATGGCGGGCGTGGGTCTGACGCTGCTTTATCTGGCGCTGTTCCACCTGGGTTCAGACAGCTCTTCGCTGGTTGATCAGTCTGCCAACGGTGCCGCCATTCTGCATGCTTACGTTCAGCACACTTTCGGCGGTGCGGGCAGCTTCCTGCTGGCGGCGCTGATTTTCATCGCTTGCCTGGTGACGGCCGTTGGCCTGACCTGCGCCTGTGCCGAGTTTTTCGCGCAGTATCTGCCGCTCTCTTATCGTGCGCTGGTGTTTATTCTGGGTATCTTCTCGATGGCGGTGTCCAACCTCGGGTTGAGCCACCTGATTCAGATTTCGATTCCGGTGCTGACGATGATCTACCCGCCCTGTATCGTACTGGTGGTGCTGAGTTTTACCCGCTCCTTCTGGAACAGTTCAACACGCGTTATCGCACCGACCATGTTTATCAGCCTGCTTTTTGGTATCCTTGACGGCGTGAAAGCCTCCGCGTTTGCTGAACACCTTCCTGCCTGGACACAGCGCTTGCCGCTGGCGGAGCAGGGACTGGCCTGGTTGATGCCGGGTCTGGTGATGGTGATTCTGGCCGCAATCTGGGATCGCGCCGCCGGACGGCAAGTGACTTCCAGCGCGCATTAACAGCAGCAAACACGGTTTGTTTAACCACGGGGTACGCGCTCCGTGGTTTTTTATTTTTGTGTTGAATAATGGCAGTGGAAACGATGGAAAGTACTAATAAGCTGAAGCGTGGGCTAAGCACCCGCCACATTCGCTTTATGGCGCTGGGTTCAGCGATTGGCACCGGGCTGTTTTACGGTTCCGCAGACGCCATCAAAATGGCCGGGCCAAGCGTGCTGCTGGCTTACATTATTGGCGGTGTCGCCGCGTATATCATTATGCGTGCGCTGGGCGAAATGTCCGTGCATAACCCTTCTGCCAGCTCCTTCTCCCGCTACGCGCAGGAAAACCTCGGCCCGCTGGCTGGTTATATCACCGGCTGGACCTACTGTTTTGAAATCCTGATTGTCGCCATTGCCGATGTGACCGCTTTCGGCATCTATATGGGCGTCTGGTTCCCGACGGTGCCGCACTGGATTTGGGTGTTGAGCGTGGTGCTGATTATCTGCGCCATTAACCTGATGAGCGTGAAGGTGTTCGGCGAACTGGAGTTCTGGTTCTCGTTCTTCAAAGTCGCCACGATCATCATCATGATTGTCGCCGGTTTCGGCATCATCATCTGGGGCATTGGCAACGGTGGCGAACCGACCGGCATCAGCAACTTGTGGAGCCACGGCGGCTTCTTCAGCAATGGCTGGCTCGGCACGGTGATGGCGCTGCAAATGGTGATGTTCGCCTACGGCGGTATTGAAATCATCGGTATCACCGCCGGTGAAGCGAAAGATCCGGAAAAGTCGATCCCGCGCGCCATTAATTCAGTGCCGCTGCGCATACTGGTGTTCTACGTCGGGACGCTATTTGTGATTATGTCCATTTACCCGTGGAATCAGGTAGGAACAGACGGCAGCCCGTTTGTGCTGACCTTCCAGCATATGGGCATCACCTTTGCCGCCAGCATTCTTAACTTTGTGGTACTGACCGCCTCGCTTTCCGCGATCAACAGCGACGTGTTTGGTGTCGGGCGTATGCTGCACGGCATGGCCGAGCAGGGAAGCGCGCCGAAGATGTTCGCCAAAACCTCGCGCCGCGGTATTCCGTGGGTAACGGTAATGGTGATGACGGTCGCGCTGCTGCTGGCGGTCTATCTGAACTACATCATGCCGGAAAATGTCTTCCTGGTGATTGCTTCGCTGGCGACTTTCGCCACGGTGTGGGTGTGGATCATGATTCTGCTCTCGCAGATTGGTTTCCGTCGCCGCCTCTCCGCTGATGAAGTGAAAGCGCTGAAATTCAAAGTTCCGGGCGGTGTGGCCACTACCGTTGCCGGGCTGATTTTCCTCGTGTTTATTATCGCGCTGATTGGCTGGCACCCGGACACCCGCATCTCGCTGTATGTCGGTTTCGCGTGGATTGTGCTGCTGCTGATTGGCTGGATGTTTAAACGCCGCAAAGCCTGATAACCAACCGTGCCGGATAAGCGGTATGCTTATCCGGCAGCGCTTGTGCCGCTGGTGATGATGTTACTGGCGGCCGCTATTTTTCTCCCTGAAGCAGGGTGGTTTGCGCCGGTATCAATGACGCAGCCGCGAATTCATTAGCCTCTCTGCGGCCTCCGCGCTCTTCTTTCATACGCCATAAAAAGCCTTTCTCTCTCCCGGCTCAGCGTGGCCGTTCAGTTTAAATCACTTATTCATCTATAGTTTTTATCAAGATACAAGCGCGTCTGTCTGCGATTCCGGGCTGCCGCACGGCGAGGGCTGGTGACCCTCTCGCCAAATTCCATCTGCGCCCTCTCTCTCACCCCCGGAAAAAAGCGGAAAGAAGGAGGCAGTGCGAGAATCGCTGTGGAAGAGTGGCGTCATTTTGAGCAAAGGGGATTTTTTGATGTTGAATGCATGGCATTTGCCCGTCGCGCCGTTTGTGAAACAGAACCAGGATCAATTAGTTATTAGCCTTTGGTTAACCGGTACTTCGCTGCCGGAGCGGGTGACGCTGCGGACGGAAATCGATAACGAAGAGACGCCGGTGGTGATGCATCGCGCGCGCAAACCAACAGCCGATGGTGTGACTGTCTGGCGTGCCGCGATTGATGTGACGAGCGGGCAGCCGCGCCGTCGCTACAGCTTTAAGCTGCTATGGGAAAACCGCCAGCTCTGGTTTACCCCGCAGGGCTTTAGCCACTTTCCACCCGCGCGGCTTGAGCTGTTCGCCATTGATGTGCCGGACAGCGGGCCGCAATGGGTGGCGGATCAGGTGTTCTACCAGATTTTCCCGGATCGCTTTGCCCGCAGCCTGCCGCGCGGCGAAGAGCAAGACAAAATCTATCATCACGATGCGGCCGGGCAGCCGATCGTCATGCGTGAATGGGACGATCCACTGACTGGCGAAGCGGGCGGTTCGACCTTTTATGGCGGCGATCTTGACGGCATCAGCGAGAAACTACCGTACCTGAAAAAGCTCGGCGTCACCGCGCTGTACCTTAACCCGGTATTTGTCGCCCCCAGCGTACACAAATATGACACCGAAGATTATCGCCATGTTGACCCGCAGTTTGGCGGTGATGAGGCGTTGCTGCGCCTGCGGCATAACACGCGCGAAGCAGGCATGAAGCTGATTCTGGATGGCGTCTTTAATCACACCGGTGATTCCCACGCCTGGTTCGACCGGCACAACCGCGCAACGGGCGGAGCCTGTCACAACCCGGACTCACGCTGGCGTAGCTGGTTCAGTTTTGATGAGAACGGCCACGCCCGCGACTGGCTGGGCTATGCGAGCCTGCCGAAACTCGATTACCAGTCGCCCGCGTTAGTTGATGAAATTTATCAGGGCGAAGAGAGCGTGGTGCGCCACTGGCTGAAAGCGCCGTGGCAGATGGATGGCTGGCGGCTGGATGTGGTGCATATGCTGGGCGAAGATGGCGGGGCGCGTAACAATTTGCGCCATGTCACGGGCATTACACAGGCGGCGAAAGAGACTCAGCCGCAGGCGTATGTCTTTGGCGAACATTTTGGCGATGCACGCCAGTGGTTGCAGGCAGATGCTGAAGACGCGGCAATGAACTATCGCGGTTTTACCCTGCCGGTGTGGGCTTTTCTGGCGAAGACCGATCTCTCTTATGATCCGCAAAAAATCGATGCGCAAACCTGTGCGGCATGGATGGATAACTACCGCGC is a window of Enterobacter sp. R4-368 DNA encoding:
- the brnQ gene encoding branched-chain amino acid transporter carrier protein BrnQ, with protein sequence MTHHLKPRDIVALGFMTFALFVGAGNIIFPPMVGLQAGEHVWTAAFGFLITAVGLPVLTVVALAKVGGGVDSLSTPIGKVAGVLLATVCYLAVGPLFATPRTATVSFEVGIAPLTGEGAMPLLIYSVVYFALVILVSLYPGKLLDTVGNFLAPLKIIALTILSIAAIVWPAGSISHALDAYQNASFSNGFVNGYLTMDTLGAMVFGIVIVNAARSRGVTEARLLTRYTVWAGLMAGVGLTLLYLALFHLGSDSSSLVDQSANGAAILHAYVQHTFGGAGSFLLAALIFIACLVTAVGLTCACAEFFAQYLPLSYRALVFILGIFSMAVSNLGLSHLIQISIPVLTMIYPPCIVLVVLSFTRSFWNSSTRVIAPTMFISLLFGILDGVKASAFAEHLPAWTQRLPLAEQGLAWLMPGLVMVILAAIWDRAAGRQVTSSAH
- the proY gene encoding proline-specific permease ProY; translation: MESTNKLKRGLSTRHIRFMALGSAIGTGLFYGSADAIKMAGPSVLLAYIIGGVAAYIIMRALGEMSVHNPSASSFSRYAQENLGPLAGYITGWTYCFEILIVAIADVTAFGIYMGVWFPTVPHWIWVLSVVLIICAINLMSVKVFGELEFWFSFFKVATIIIMIVAGFGIIIWGIGNGGEPTGISNLWSHGGFFSNGWLGTVMALQMVMFAYGGIEIIGITAGEAKDPEKSIPRAINSVPLRILVFYVGTLFVIMSIYPWNQVGTDGSPFVLTFQHMGITFAASILNFVVLTASLSAINSDVFGVGRMLHGMAEQGSAPKMFAKTSRRGIPWVTVMVMTVALLLAVYLNYIMPENVFLVIASLATFATVWVWIMILLSQIGFRRRLSADEVKALKFKVPGGVATTVAGLIFLVFIIALIGWHPDTRISLYVGFAWIVLLLIGWMFKRRKA
- the malZ gene encoding maltodextrin glucosidase, coding for MLNAWHLPVAPFVKQNQDQLVISLWLTGTSLPERVTLRTEIDNEETPVVMHRARKPTADGVTVWRAAIDVTSGQPRRRYSFKLLWENRQLWFTPQGFSHFPPARLELFAIDVPDSGPQWVADQVFYQIFPDRFARSLPRGEEQDKIYHHDAAGQPIVMREWDDPLTGEAGGSTFYGGDLDGISEKLPYLKKLGVTALYLNPVFVAPSVHKYDTEDYRHVDPQFGGDEALLRLRHNTREAGMKLILDGVFNHTGDSHAWFDRHNRATGGACHNPDSRWRSWFSFDENGHARDWLGYASLPKLDYQSPALVDEIYQGEESVVRHWLKAPWQMDGWRLDVVHMLGEDGGARNNLRHVTGITQAAKETQPQAYVFGEHFGDARQWLQADAEDAAMNYRGFTLPVWAFLAKTDLSYDPQKIDAQTCAAWMDNYRAGLSHQQQLRMFNQLDSHDTPRFKTVLGNDIARLPLAVVWLFSWPGTPCIYYGDEVGLDGANDPFCRKPFPWDQKRQDGKLLALYQRMAKLRSRSQALRYGGCLVIYAHDNVLVFLRVYRQQRVMVAINRGEACEVVLEDSPLLRGKSWRLQEGTGTLQDDVLTLSAISASVWSAA